One Epinephelus lanceolatus isolate andai-2023 chromosome 10, ASM4190304v1, whole genome shotgun sequence genomic region harbors:
- the LOC144464489 gene encoding uncharacterized protein LOC144464489 isoform X2 produces the protein MSLPVLLLLSLLTVRCGGCNFDWDVVKNIKTTIDANPTGFRTVFPKDYYVVHRYTKSMLCDSDPCCVFPAAVVLLESWHVLLGNLWDEHLNHSLILDLKQTLDKIIKRNKNTERFQEETDLSQFSALSSSPEELLKLTSQLLTRWLEVGCLPEIETCTLPTLPPSVERKDYGPSRARLLTTRAISSEEEGQLEKIVDITGPLSSGGSPSLSYSASVWSPLLFRLYWWLLP, from the exons ATGTCACTGCCAG ttttgctgttgctatcACTCTTGACTGTCCGATGTGGTGGATGTAACTTTGACTGGGACGTtgtgaaaaacattaaaacGACTATCGACGCTAATCCGACTGGATTT CGGACAGTATTTCCTAAAGATTACTATGTAGTGCACCGCTACACGAAAAGCATGCTCTGTGACAGTGATCCG TGTTGTGTGTTCCCTGCTGCAGTAGTCCTCCTGGAGTCCTGGCATGTGCTTCTCGGAAACCTCTGGGATGAGCACCTAAATCACTCCTTAATCCTCGATCTGAAGCAGACACTGGATAAAATTATAAAGAGGAACAAAAATACAGAG AGGTTCCAGGAAGAGACGGACCTGTCCCAGTTCTCCGCGTTATCTTCCTCTCCTGAAGAGCTCCTCAAGCTAACGTCACAACTTCTCACTCGATGGCTCGAGGTCGGGTGCTTGCCTGAGATCGAAACCTGCACCCTGCCCACTTTGCCCCCCTCCGTTGAGAGGAAGGACTACGGTCCGTCGAGGGCCAGACTCTTGACCACCCGAGCTATCAGCAGCGAGGAGGAAGGACAGCTTGAGAAGATAGTAGACATTACAGGGCCTCTGTCCAGTGGCGGTTCTCCATCCCTATCATATTCCGCTTCTGTCTGGAGCCCCTTGCTATTCAGACTCTACTGGTGGCTGTTGCCATAG
- the LOC144464489 gene encoding uncharacterized protein LOC144464489 isoform X1 — MCSVSFSLLLMPPTVLLLLSLLTVRCGGCNFDWDVVKNIKTTIDANPTGFRTVFPKDYYVVHRYTKSMLCDSDPCCVFPAAVVLLESWHVLLGNLWDEHLNHSLILDLKQTLDKIIKRNKNTERFQEETDLSQFSALSSSPEELLKLTSQLLTRWLEVGCLPEIETCTLPTLPPSVERKDYGPSRARLLTTRAISSEEEGQLEKIVDITGPLSSGGSPSLSYSASVWSPLLFRLYWWLLP, encoded by the exons ATGtgttctgtctctttttctcttttactcATGCCTcctacagttttgctgttgctatcACTCTTGACTGTCCGATGTGGTGGATGTAACTTTGACTGGGACGTtgtgaaaaacattaaaacGACTATCGACGCTAATCCGACTGGATTT CGGACAGTATTTCCTAAAGATTACTATGTAGTGCACCGCTACACGAAAAGCATGCTCTGTGACAGTGATCCG TGTTGTGTGTTCCCTGCTGCAGTAGTCCTCCTGGAGTCCTGGCATGTGCTTCTCGGAAACCTCTGGGATGAGCACCTAAATCACTCCTTAATCCTCGATCTGAAGCAGACACTGGATAAAATTATAAAGAGGAACAAAAATACAGAG AGGTTCCAGGAAGAGACGGACCTGTCCCAGTTCTCCGCGTTATCTTCCTCTCCTGAAGAGCTCCTCAAGCTAACGTCACAACTTCTCACTCGATGGCTCGAGGTCGGGTGCTTGCCTGAGATCGAAACCTGCACCCTGCCCACTTTGCCCCCCTCCGTTGAGAGGAAGGACTACGGTCCGTCGAGGGCCAGACTCTTGACCACCCGAGCTATCAGCAGCGAGGAGGAAGGACAGCTTGAGAAGATAGTAGACATTACAGGGCCTCTGTCCAGTGGCGGTTCTCCATCCCTATCATATTCCGCTTCTGTCTGGAGCCCCTTGCTATTCAGACTCTACTGGTGGCTGTTGCCATAG
- the flcn gene encoding folliculin isoform X2, giving the protein MNALVALCHFCELHGPRTLFCTEALHPPSPSPSSQAGAPVPGDRDRDGDREGEGLTMRANSSASQRGEMCEGCRSLPASHPGFVSIDDETGIRFLSHQHPRQPQLFSVVRQACVRSLSCEVCPGREGPIFFGDEQHGFVFSHTFFIKDSLARGFQRWYSIVMVAMDRIYLINSWPFLLRHLRLTIQSLQSTALKVFDSEQGVCPQRAARMNSVFSPAVFPHQRSGNAARSLTSLTQHPNLWASLHSSFSWLLKACGSRLTEKLLEGAPTEDTLVLIERQTEQEEEMSCWEGAEGGGSTSQRHQSESELGPDFLCDDDAKLNDLPGPKFRSLRHLRQVLGAAEFRQLVWHVLMGNQVIWRGADPGLIQSAFTVLKSLLPVGCVRSVPYSAQYEEAYKCNFLGLSPDVPIPMHVSSSEFSVLVDVSSERSCQSAAVGEDDISSLYQFTISSANTQPTDRGPTLLNKLEVALSNENLSVDVVSHCLLCLKEEWMNKVKVLFKFSKVDGRGREDTQKVLALLGATGPGEEDNVRLLKFWMTGLSKTYKSHLMTAVRGGERSPSQ; this is encoded by the exons atgaATGCTCTGGTTGCTCTCTGTCACTTCTGTGAGCTCCATGGCCCTCGCACCTTGTTTTGCACTGAGGCACTGCACCCTCCATCCCCGTCCCCCTCATCCCAGGCAGGTGCCCCTGTGCCCGGAGACAGGGACCGAGATGGTGACCGGGAAGGTGAAGGGCTGACCATGAGGGCCAACAGCTCAGcctcacagagaggagaaatgtGTGAG GGATGTCGATCTCTTCCTGCATCTCACCCAGGCTTTGTGAGCATCGATGATGAAACAGGCATACGCTTCCTTAGCCACCAGCATCCCAGACAGCCACAGCTATTCAGCGTGGTCCGCCAGGCTTGCGTGCGCAGCCTCAGCTGTGag GTGTGTCCCGGTCGTGAAGGGCCTATTTTCTTTGGAGATGAGCAGCACGGTTTTGTGTTCTCACACACCTTCTttatcaaagacagcctggccAGAGGTTTCCAGCGCTGGTACAGTATTGTCATGGTAGCAATGGACAGGATCTACCTTATCAACTCCTGGCCTTTCCTGTTACGCCACCTTAGACTCACGATACAGAGCCTGCAAAGCACAGCCCTCAAG GTGTTTGACAGTGAACAAGGAGTTTGTCCCCAGCGAGCAGCGAGGATGAACAGTGTCTTCTCACCTGCAGTTTTCCCACACCAAAGGAGTGGCAACGCAGCCCGATCACTGACCTCTCTTACCCAGCATCCCAACCTCTGGGCCAGCCTGCACTCCTCCTTTAGCTG GCTGCTGAAAGCTTGTGGTAGCCGACTGACAGAGAAACTGCTGGAGGGAGCCCCCACTGAGGACACGCTGGTGCTcatagagagacagacag AGCAAGAGGAGGAAATGAGCTGCTGGGAGGGAGCAGAAGGAGGCGGCTCTACATCACAGCGGCACCAATCAGAGAGTGAGCTGGGCCCTGACTTCCTGTGTGATGATGACGCAAAATTAAATGACTTACCCGGCCCAAAATTTAGGTCCCTGAGGCATTTGAGACAG GTCCTCGGAGCTGCTGAGTTTCGTCAGCTAGTGTGGCACGTGCTCATGGGAAATCAGGTCATATGGAGAGGCGCAGACCCCGGGCTCATCCAGTCAGCTTTTACAGTGCTCAAG TCTCTGCTCCCAGTAGGCTGTGTGCGTTCTGTGCCATACAGTGCTCAGTATGAGGAGGCCTACAAGTGCAACTTCCTGGGTCTCAGCCCAGATGTGCCAATTCCAATGCACGTCAGCTCCTCAG AGTTTTCAGTGTTGGTGGACGTCAGTTCAGAGAGGAGCTGTCAGAGCGCGGCAGTGGGTGAAGACGATATCTCCTCACTTTATCAGTTCACCATCAGCAGTGCCAACACGCAGCCCACAGACAGGG GTCCCACGTTATTGAACAAGCTGGAAGTGGCTCTGTCTAATGAGAACTTGTCTGTGGACGTTGTGTCTCACTGCCTGCTGTGTCTGAAGGAAGAGTGGATGAA TAAAGTCAAAGTGCTCTTCAAGTTCTCAAAAGTGGAcggcagagggagggaggacacCCAGAAGGTTCTGGCCCTCCTTGGCGCCACAGGGCCGGGTGAGGAGGACAACGTCAGGCTGCTAAAGTTCTGGATGACTGGACTCAGCAAAACCTACAAAAGTCATTTAATGACAGCCGTccgaggaggggagaggagccCCAGCcagtga
- the flcn gene encoding folliculin isoform X1, with the protein MNALVALCHFCELHGPRTLFCTEALHPPSPSPSSQAGAPVPGDRDRDGDREGEGLTMRANSSASQRGEMCEGCRSLPASHPGFVSIDDETGIRFLSHQHPRQPQLFSVVRQACVRSLSCEVNSDVCPGREGPIFFGDEQHGFVFSHTFFIKDSLARGFQRWYSIVMVAMDRIYLINSWPFLLRHLRLTIQSLQSTALKVFDSEQGVCPQRAARMNSVFSPAVFPHQRSGNAARSLTSLTQHPNLWASLHSSFSWLLKACGSRLTEKLLEGAPTEDTLVLIERQTEQEEEMSCWEGAEGGGSTSQRHQSESELGPDFLCDDDAKLNDLPGPKFRSLRHLRQVLGAAEFRQLVWHVLMGNQVIWRGADPGLIQSAFTVLKSLLPVGCVRSVPYSAQYEEAYKCNFLGLSPDVPIPMHVSSSEFSVLVDVSSERSCQSAAVGEDDISSLYQFTISSANTQPTDRGPTLLNKLEVALSNENLSVDVVSHCLLCLKEEWMNKVKVLFKFSKVDGRGREDTQKVLALLGATGPGEEDNVRLLKFWMTGLSKTYKSHLMTAVRGGERSPSQ; encoded by the exons atgaATGCTCTGGTTGCTCTCTGTCACTTCTGTGAGCTCCATGGCCCTCGCACCTTGTTTTGCACTGAGGCACTGCACCCTCCATCCCCGTCCCCCTCATCCCAGGCAGGTGCCCCTGTGCCCGGAGACAGGGACCGAGATGGTGACCGGGAAGGTGAAGGGCTGACCATGAGGGCCAACAGCTCAGcctcacagagaggagaaatgtGTGAG GGATGTCGATCTCTTCCTGCATCTCACCCAGGCTTTGTGAGCATCGATGATGAAACAGGCATACGCTTCCTTAGCCACCAGCATCCCAGACAGCCACAGCTATTCAGCGTGGTCCGCCAGGCTTGCGTGCGCAGCCTCAGCTGTGaggtaaacagtgac GTGTGTCCCGGTCGTGAAGGGCCTATTTTCTTTGGAGATGAGCAGCACGGTTTTGTGTTCTCACACACCTTCTttatcaaagacagcctggccAGAGGTTTCCAGCGCTGGTACAGTATTGTCATGGTAGCAATGGACAGGATCTACCTTATCAACTCCTGGCCTTTCCTGTTACGCCACCTTAGACTCACGATACAGAGCCTGCAAAGCACAGCCCTCAAG GTGTTTGACAGTGAACAAGGAGTTTGTCCCCAGCGAGCAGCGAGGATGAACAGTGTCTTCTCACCTGCAGTTTTCCCACACCAAAGGAGTGGCAACGCAGCCCGATCACTGACCTCTCTTACCCAGCATCCCAACCTCTGGGCCAGCCTGCACTCCTCCTTTAGCTG GCTGCTGAAAGCTTGTGGTAGCCGACTGACAGAGAAACTGCTGGAGGGAGCCCCCACTGAGGACACGCTGGTGCTcatagagagacagacag AGCAAGAGGAGGAAATGAGCTGCTGGGAGGGAGCAGAAGGAGGCGGCTCTACATCACAGCGGCACCAATCAGAGAGTGAGCTGGGCCCTGACTTCCTGTGTGATGATGACGCAAAATTAAATGACTTACCCGGCCCAAAATTTAGGTCCCTGAGGCATTTGAGACAG GTCCTCGGAGCTGCTGAGTTTCGTCAGCTAGTGTGGCACGTGCTCATGGGAAATCAGGTCATATGGAGAGGCGCAGACCCCGGGCTCATCCAGTCAGCTTTTACAGTGCTCAAG TCTCTGCTCCCAGTAGGCTGTGTGCGTTCTGTGCCATACAGTGCTCAGTATGAGGAGGCCTACAAGTGCAACTTCCTGGGTCTCAGCCCAGATGTGCCAATTCCAATGCACGTCAGCTCCTCAG AGTTTTCAGTGTTGGTGGACGTCAGTTCAGAGAGGAGCTGTCAGAGCGCGGCAGTGGGTGAAGACGATATCTCCTCACTTTATCAGTTCACCATCAGCAGTGCCAACACGCAGCCCACAGACAGGG GTCCCACGTTATTGAACAAGCTGGAAGTGGCTCTGTCTAATGAGAACTTGTCTGTGGACGTTGTGTCTCACTGCCTGCTGTGTCTGAAGGAAGAGTGGATGAA TAAAGTCAAAGTGCTCTTCAAGTTCTCAAAAGTGGAcggcagagggagggaggacacCCAGAAGGTTCTGGCCCTCCTTGGCGCCACAGGGCCGGGTGAGGAGGACAACGTCAGGCTGCTAAAGTTCTGGATGACTGGACTCAGCAAAACCTACAAAAGTCATTTAATGACAGCCGTccgaggaggggagaggagccCCAGCcagtga